GATTTCGAGACCATTTTCGAACCGATTCGTGAGAGCATCAAGCATTTTCAAATTGAGACATGGTCTAGAAAACTTCAAAAAGTCGAAGAGCGGGTGGTACCTGGAAACTGGAAGCAGCATGCTTGGAACTTTATGGATAAGTTTCACATTCCATTTATTCACCGCGGTCCTAAAGGACTCGTCGACGCGCTCTACTACCGCAACTACCAGACCGAGCTCTACACCGGCGCCTCGCTGCAATGGGCGTATGCGAAAAATCCAGACCATGGCTTTGATCCTGAACTTTTGCCAGAAAGATTTCGAGATCCCAAAGACCCATCCAAGCGAGTCTTTTCGTTGTGGTGGTTTATCTTTCCCAACTTGACACTCAACTTTTATCCTTGGGGCCTGTCTATCAACCGTTATGAGCCGGTTGCGAACCACCCCGACCAAACGCGGTTCTTCTGGCACCATTATGTGATGGATGAAAAGAAATATGGGGAGATGGAATCCATCTGGCTGAATCAACAGGTTGACGATGAAGATGTGGAAGCCATGGACTTGGTCGCCAAAGGCATTGCCAGCGGGTTTGGTGTGAAAGGACGGTTCGCGCCAGAAGAAGAAAAAGGACCTCACTGGTTTCACAGAGAGGTTTTTAAGCATCTCTTTCCAGACCACGCCTAACCGATATGGCTACCCTTTAGGCTCACCTGAAGACCGCGAGGCTCAACGCCAGTGAATTCTAAAGTCCAGCCTGAGCGCCTTGCAATCTCGTGGGTGATGGCCAATCCCAAACCCTGGCCGGAGGTATCGCGTTGCCGCGCTTCATCACTTCGAAACGTTCGCTCTGCCAGCATCGATAGGTCTTCGGGCGGTACACCTGGACCATCGTCACTGACGACCAGCTCAAAGTTGTCATCCACCACTTCTAGAACGACAGCAACATTACCACCCTCCTCGCCATGGGTCACCGCATTGTGCACGATGTTACTCAACGCTCGCTCAGCAATAAACGGATCACAGATGACCCAAACCGGTTTGTCGGGCCGAGCGGCCACCACTTGAACACCCGACATTTTCCCCAAAAGAGAAAATCGCAGTTCAATCTTATCTACCAACTCGCCCAAGTCTGTTCGCGCATGACCAGCGGTTGGGTCAGCACCATCGGAAAGCCGGCTGGCAAGGTGGAGGTTATCCGTTAAACCCATCAGATAAGCGGAATCGTTGATTGTGCGGCGCAGTAGGTCTTTGGCCGTTTCTGATTCAATATGACTCTGAAGCTCTTGCAGGCCCAAGTGAAGCGAAGACATCGGTGTTCTTAAGTCATGGGCAACATTTGCTAGGTGCTGCTCTAAAGCCACTCGGCGCTGCTCTAGGCGCTCGGCATCTGCACGCATTCGGCTGTGAGCACTGTCTAGAATCAGGGCAATCTCGCCAATATCGTCTCGTAAATTATCACCCGCCGAACGGTACTCACCTTCAAGTCCAACACTGCGCGCGGCAAAGCTCAATCGTCTCAGCCGACGAGCAATCGGACGAATCGTAAAAATCATCATCACGCCAATAACAATGAAGACTCCTATAAAGCTGGCAGATAAGTAACTCATCCCAACGGCCTGACGAAC
This genomic stretch from Deltaproteobacteria bacterium harbors:
- a CDS encoding Rieske 2Fe-2S domain-containing protein, yielding MNKPSLNPEKFFVHSDIDQAESLPPEAFESHDLLIHENKTLFANAWLMLPETPRDAFLEDPRSTTQRVEEPGSHAPLELDGRPLFLKRDGVGKLRLFPNVCTHAWYPLVTEAGKSKGVVCGQHGRRFDDEGQFVSQPAFGKLPNFPRPCDHLQELPLHQFGPWLFASLGKPVDDFETIFEPIRESIKHFQIETWSRKLQKVEERVVPGNWKQHAWNFMDKFHIPFIHRGPKGLVDALYYRNYQTELYTGASLQWAYAKNPDHGFDPELLPERFRDPKDPSKRVFSLWWFIFPNLTLNFYPWGLSINRYEPVANHPDQTRFFWHHYVMDEKKYGEMESIWLNQQVDDEDVEAMDLVAKGIASGFGVKGRFAPEEEKGPHWFHREVFKHLFPDHA
- a CDS encoding HAMP domain-containing histidine kinase, whose translation is MKTHVGLRTRILVTSGICSFFLVVISAGFILSQLKNALLSTVAMSPHIFDAEDQAECLENPEAWFTVKPADGAIVYAYSSETGKSLNLNAPPMLDLLWERLQSGEDLAIKNEIESPFVAWTESQTAATFARRVGEPGICGVIQGSFASLPPVRQAVGMSYLSASFIGVFIVIGVMMIFTIRPIARRLRRLSFAARSVGLEGEYRSAGDNLRDDIGEIALILDSAHSRMRADAERLEQRRVALEQHLANVAHDLRTPMSSLHLGLQELQSHIESETAKDLLRRTINDSAYLMGLTDNLHLASRLSDGADPTAGHARTDLGELVDKIELRFSLLGKMSGVQVVAARPDKPVWVICDPFIAERALSNIVHNAVTHGEEGGNVAVVLEVVDDNFELVVSDDGPGVPPEDLSMLAERTFRSDEARQRDTSGQGLGLAITHEIARRSGWTLEFTGVEPRGLQVSLKGSHIG